A part of Bacteroidota bacterium genomic DNA contains:
- a CDS encoding M1 family metallopeptidase: MKFLLLSFALAFCMTGLSQNNYWQQEVNYQIEVQLDDVHHELNGFITIDYKNHSPETLSFIYLHLWANAYKNTHTPFAKQLIENGSWEFRRSKPSERGYIDSLNFKINSEACRWLFDSTSEEICKVILNSPLSTGESVRISTPFHIKLPYTFSRMGHVRQSYQISQWYPKPAVYDKDGWHTMPYLDQGEFYGEFGSYNVSITLPENYVVGATGDLQDTAEIRWMNERAEATLKTIETKTLDYSFPASSQKTKTIRFKQDNIHDFAWFADKRYYVLKGDVELPASKHRVETWSLFTQAQSSLWIKAPEYLADAIRYYSNQMGDYPYRQVTAVQGIIGAGGGMEYPNVTIVGPVKNGEELDMVITHEVGHNWFYGMLGSNEREHPWMDEGINSYYENRYAQIKYPEKQLADMFSKPTQKFFDLLPYKSRYARDFAYQLMARENRDEPVEQNAKDYTSFNYGAVVYGKSAMLMEYLEKYLGTEIFDMIMKKYFATWKYKHPEPEDLRRMFETETGKDLSWFFEDLIQTKNKIDYKIASAKKQKGTDSLTILLKNINKVSSPVLLTSLKRDSVISSQWLDGFTRTKVISISKGEADKIQIDPGLIIPEINRRNNTYKINRLAHKFERLRLQFLGSIENQNRTQVFFAPYIGWNNYDKTQVGLAIYSPMVPTRKFSYYLIPAFGTGSKQFIGFGKFSLNLFPDEVQKVSFGLFAQRFSYLLFPENLTFNKIEPSISIEFKKRRSRSPYIHSLQARSVIIISECAEKVLDEKTQRYFVDEIKYRLERRSTLNPFSVQVTFRHGRNFGNLSAEGRFLLSYNRPNEGFKIRLFAGGFLFNTKLSSDISAPNPRFYLSNVSNSTYAYWLQKDYMFDETFLDRNGRDKNLARQVSVVDGGFRSNTNVGATGKFISAINLSSSIHRFVPIHPFLSGALWVNDDNKLQVAAEAGISLIALPEMVEIHLPFLVTNNIRNNQKIIGIHKWYQRITFTLKLELQNPLSFLRKYINL, encoded by the coding sequence ATGAAGTTCCTTCTTCTTTCCTTTGCACTTGCTTTTTGCATGACCGGTTTATCCCAGAATAATTATTGGCAGCAAGAAGTAAACTATCAAATAGAGGTTCAACTGGATGATGTGCATCACGAACTGAATGGATTCATTACGATAGATTATAAGAACCATTCACCAGAGACGCTCTCCTTCATCTATCTTCATCTCTGGGCGAATGCATACAAGAACACCCATACGCCTTTTGCAAAGCAGCTGATTGAAAACGGAAGCTGGGAGTTCAGAAGAAGCAAGCCCTCAGAACGAGGGTATATAGATAGTTTGAACTTTAAAATAAACTCGGAGGCCTGTCGCTGGTTGTTTGATTCTACGAGCGAAGAAATTTGTAAGGTAATATTGAATAGCCCGCTAAGTACTGGTGAAAGTGTGCGGATCTCCACCCCCTTTCATATCAAATTGCCTTATACTTTTTCTCGCATGGGGCATGTAAGGCAGAGTTATCAAATCAGCCAATGGTACCCCAAACCAGCGGTGTATGATAAAGACGGATGGCATACTATGCCGTATTTAGATCAGGGAGAATTTTATGGGGAGTTCGGTTCTTATAATGTTAGCATCACACTTCCTGAAAACTATGTGGTAGGAGCTACGGGTGATTTGCAGGATACGGCTGAAATAAGATGGATGAATGAAAGAGCCGAGGCCACTTTAAAGACAATAGAAACAAAAACATTGGACTATAGCTTTCCGGCTTCTTCGCAAAAAACAAAAACGATTCGATTCAAACAAGATAATATACATGACTTTGCCTGGTTTGCCGATAAAAGGTATTATGTGCTAAAAGGAGACGTAGAACTTCCAGCATCGAAACATCGTGTGGAGACTTGGTCGCTGTTTACCCAAGCACAATCTAGCCTTTGGATAAAAGCGCCCGAGTATCTAGCAGATGCTATTCGTTATTACAGCAACCAGATGGGAGACTATCCTTACCGACAGGTAACAGCGGTTCAGGGAATTATAGGTGCGGGGGGCGGTATGGAATATCCGAACGTGACGATTGTAGGCCCAGTAAAAAATGGGGAAGAATTGGACATGGTGATTACTCACGAAGTGGGACATAACTGGTTTTATGGTATGTTAGGCAGCAACGAACGCGAACACCCTTGGATGGACGAGGGCATCAATTCTTACTATGAAAACCGGTATGCTCAAATAAAATATCCTGAGAAACAGTTGGCTGATATGTTTTCCAAACCTACTCAAAAATTCTTTGACCTCCTTCCATATAAAAGCAGGTACGCAAGAGATTTTGCTTATCAACTCATGGCACGAGAGAATCGCGATGAACCGGTTGAACAAAATGCAAAAGATTATACATCCTTCAATTATGGCGCCGTGGTATATGGCAAATCTGCTATGCTAATGGAGTATCTCGAAAAGTATCTGGGCACTGAAATCTTCGATATGATAATGAAGAAATATTTTGCGACTTGGAAATACAAGCACCCGGAACCAGAAGACCTTCGAAGAATGTTTGAAACAGAAACCGGAAAGGATTTGAGTTGGTTCTTTGAAGACTTAATCCAAACCAAAAATAAGATTGACTATAAGATTGCTTCTGCTAAAAAACAAAAGGGAACGGACAGCCTTACCATCCTACTGAAGAATATCAATAAGGTATCCTCACCTGTCTTACTCACTTCGCTAAAACGCGATTCCGTTATTTCTTCGCAATGGTTAGATGGATTCACGAGAACAAAAGTAATTTCGATTTCTAAAGGTGAAGCAGATAAGATTCAGATTGACCCGGGGCTTATCATCCCTGAAATAAACAGGAGAAACAATACCTATAAAATCAACCGCCTAGCTCATAAATTCGAACGATTGCGTTTACAGTTTCTCGGATCTATAGAAAACCAAAACCGGACACAGGTTTTCTTTGCTCCTTACATAGGTTGGAACAACTATGACAAAACACAGGTGGGGTTAGCTATATATAGCCCGATGGTGCCCACCAGAAAATTCAGTTATTACCTGATTCCTGCATTCGGTACTGGTTCAAAACAATTTATCGGCTTTGGAAAATTCAGTTTAAATCTCTTTCCTGATGAAGTACAAAAAGTTTCTTTTGGTTTGTTTGCTCAGCGATTCAGTTATCTGTTATTTCCAGAAAATTTGACCTTCAATAAAATAGAACCTTCTATATCTATTGAATTCAAAAAGAGAAGATCAAGAAGCCCGTACATACATTCACTGCAAGCGAGGAGCGTGATTATTATCAGCGAGTGTGCAGAGAAAGTTTTGGATGAGAAAACACAGCGATACTTTGTAGATGAAATCAAATATCGCTTAGAGCGCCGTTCTACTCTAAATCCGTTTAGCGTACAAGTCACATTCCGTCATGGAAGAAATTTTGGAAATCTTTCAGCAGAAGGAAGGTTTCTGCTCAGTTACAACCGACCCAATGAAGGATTTAAAATAAGACTCTTCGCCGGCGGGTTTTTATTCAACACGAAATTATCAAGCGATATCTCGGCTCCCAATCCCAGATTTTATTTAAGCAATGTTTCCAATAGCACTTATGCCTATTGGCTTCAAAAAGATTATATGTTCGATGAAACATTCTTAGATCGAAATGGAAGAGACAAAAATCTCGCACGGCAAGTATCGGTGGTAGATGGCGGGTTCCGTTCCAATACAAACGTCGGTGCAACCGGTAAATTTATCAGTGCTATAAACCTCTCTTCCTCCATCCATAGATTTGTTCCCATTCACCCTTTCCTTTCTGGAGCCTTATGGGTGAATGATGACAACAAGTTGCAAGTAGCAGCAGAAGCCGGTATATCTCTAATTGCCTTGCCGGAAATGGTAGAAATACACTTGCCTTTCCTTGTTACCAACAATATCCGCAACAACCAAAAAATAATTGGTATCCATAAATGGTATCAGAGGATTACTTTTACACTCAAATTAGAGTTACAGAACCCATTGAGTTTTCTTCGTAAATACATCAACCTTTAA
- a CDS encoding aldehyde dehydrogenase family protein encodes MKDVLKQLGINKINSGTSTGNKWLKGKGGLIESFSPVDGKLIASVATTTEKEYLEVINTASAAFKHWRNIPAPKRGEIVRQIGEELRKFKAPLGKLVSYEMGKSLQEGLGEVQEMIDICDFSVGLSRQLHGLTMHSERPKHRMYEQWHPLGIVGIISAFNFPVAVWSWNSMLAWICGDVCVWKASEKTPLCSLACQNIVAKVFKKNNLPEGISCIINGDGQIGELMSHDKSMVLVSATGSIRMGKAVGAAVSARLGKTLLELGGNNAIIITPHADLNIAMTAVVFGAVGTAGQRCTTTRRLIIHESLYEEVKKRLKKAYTQLKIGNPLDQKNHVGPLIDKQAVQMYESAIIEAKREGGKLLVEGGVLKGKGYESGCYVKPCIIEASNDIPIVQHETFAPILYIMKYKTIADAIALQNGVVQGLSSSIMTTNMREMEEFLSTNGSDCGIANVNIGTSGAEIGGAFGGEKETGGGRESGSDAWKNYMRRQTNTINYGSELPLAQGIKFEL; translated from the coding sequence ATGAAAGACGTTTTAAAACAGTTAGGAATAAACAAAATCAATTCCGGTACTTCTACCGGAAACAAATGGCTGAAAGGTAAAGGTGGACTGATTGAATCTTTCTCGCCGGTGGACGGAAAATTAATTGCTTCCGTAGCTACCACTACTGAGAAAGAATATTTGGAAGTAATTAATACTGCTAGTGCAGCATTTAAACATTGGAGGAATATTCCCGCGCCAAAGCGAGGAGAAATCGTGCGACAAATCGGCGAAGAGTTGCGCAAATTCAAGGCACCGCTTGGTAAACTTGTTTCTTATGAAATGGGAAAGAGTTTGCAAGAGGGCTTAGGAGAAGTTCAGGAGATGATAGACATCTGCGATTTCTCGGTTGGGCTTTCGCGCCAACTTCACGGCCTAACGATGCACAGCGAAAGACCAAAACATCGTATGTATGAACAATGGCATCCACTAGGAATTGTCGGGATTATTTCTGCATTTAATTTCCCGGTAGCGGTCTGGAGTTGGAATAGTATGCTTGCCTGGATTTGTGGTGATGTATGTGTTTGGAAAGCCTCGGAAAAAACGCCCTTGTGTTCCTTGGCCTGCCAGAATATTGTCGCAAAAGTTTTTAAGAAAAATAATTTGCCTGAAGGTATCTCTTGTATCATCAACGGTGATGGCCAGATCGGCGAGCTAATGAGTCACGATAAAAGTATGGTGCTAGTCTCGGCTACCGGTTCTATCAGAATGGGGAAGGCGGTAGGAGCTGCCGTGAGTGCCCGACTTGGCAAAACGCTTCTGGAATTAGGAGGAAACAATGCAATCATCATCACTCCTCATGCCGATTTGAATATCGCCATGACGGCGGTGGTGTTTGGTGCGGTAGGAACTGCAGGTCAACGATGCACCACTACCCGTCGGCTTATTATTCATGAATCTCTATATGAAGAAGTAAAAAAACGATTGAAGAAGGCTTATACCCAACTAAAAATTGGAAATCCATTAGATCAAAAAAATCATGTTGGCCCCTTGATTGATAAACAAGCAGTGCAGATGTATGAGTCGGCGATAATAGAAGCAAAAAGAGAAGGCGGAAAACTATTAGTAGAAGGCGGTGTGCTAAAGGGAAAGGGATATGAAAGCGGTTGTTACGTCAAGCCGTGTATCATTGAAGCCTCGAATGATATTCCTATTGTGCAACACGAAACCTTCGCTCCTATTCTTTATATTATGAAATATAAAACCATCGCTGATGCCATTGCATTACAGAACGGAGTAGTGCAGGGACTTTCTTCCTCGATTATGACCACCAACATGCGAGAGATGGAAGAATTCTTAAGTACGAATGGAAGTGATTGTGGCATTGCCAACGTAAACATAGGTACTAGCGGCGCTGAAATAGGTGGCGCTTTCGGTGGTGAAAAAGAAACCGGTGGCGGACGCGAAAGCGGCAGCGATGCCTGGAAAAATTATATGCGCCGCCAAACAAATACCATCAACTACGGAAGTGAGCTGCCTTTAGCGCAGGGAATTAAATTTGAACTGTAG
- a CDS encoding methyltransferase domain-containing protein: MLNLFRIPVLRVLGRKMYHKVVKYREVYISHLLSPDKIVLGGIFKGMKYPVFESFGSGLLTKLLGSYEDELHPALQKFSKNQYSDIIDIGCAEGYYAVGSALLFPQAKVHAYDIEESAISLCRKMATVNETINRTLLKRKCDRATLLNFQFEGRGLVICDCEGYEKELFDKEVAKSLKSCDVIIELHEGLASGIKGQIEQAFNETHDIEFVKSKLKSVRDYSLLSKLPVEYQQDQYLIERDTAQEWAVISSRVY, from the coding sequence ATGTTGAATTTGTTTCGCATTCCGGTGCTTCGGGTTTTGGGCAGGAAGATGTATCATAAAGTGGTTAAGTACCGCGAAGTCTATATCAGCCATTTGCTATCCCCTGATAAAATCGTGCTGGGTGGTATTTTTAAAGGGATGAAGTATCCGGTCTTTGAATCATTCGGCAGTGGGCTTCTTACCAAGTTGCTAGGTAGTTATGAGGACGAACTTCATCCGGCACTTCAGAAGTTTTCCAAGAATCAGTATTCTGATATTATTGATATAGGATGTGCGGAGGGTTATTATGCCGTCGGCTCAGCTTTGTTATTTCCTCAGGCAAAGGTGCATGCTTATGATATAGAAGAATCTGCGATTAGTTTATGTAGAAAAATGGCTACGGTTAATGAAACCATCAATCGCACCCTGTTGAAGAGAAAATGTGATAGGGCTACACTTCTCAATTTTCAGTTTGAAGGTCGCGGTTTAGTTATTTGCGATTGTGAAGGATATGAAAAAGAACTTTTTGATAAAGAGGTTGCAAAATCACTAAAATCTTGTGATGTCATTATAGAATTGCATGAAGGATTAGCTTCTGGCATAAAAGGACAAATCGAACAAGCATTTAATGAAACACATGATATCGAATTTGTAAAAAGTAAATTAAAATCGGTACGAGATTATTCATTACTATCCAAATTACCAGTGGAATATCAGCAGGACCAATACTTGATAGAAAGAGATACCGCGCAGGAATGGGCGGTAATCAGTTCTCGAGTTTACTAA
- a CDS encoding polysaccharide biosynthesis C-terminal domain-containing protein has product MGVVQRQGIKNTISSYVGILLGFISLIIIQPHFLRPEEIGLARVLFAFSTLISTFIPIGVTNIAMKYFPVFKDEKSGHHGFLGFMLLYLVVGFLIAAGGLLIFREFIISQYRRESPLITDFYYYIIPFSFFLGLVAVLNSYLIALFKSSATSYFNDVFVRLGYIALIFLYYFKILTLQQFIGGYIVIYILQFFLLVIYMKSVDRPSLKIDWDFFQKQGLGTMIQFGLLLSLTGMASLGLKTLDSVLLGKFKALNFVGIYTIVAFIPTIIETPLTALERITAAKMAHAYSEARIDELKNVFYKSVKYLSVIGGLLFIGVNTNIEFLLHFIGKDYSDASAVVYIISVGSLITMFGGSSNPLLVYTSKPWQGALMLILLVIVTFLCNFLLIPRLGINGAALSTAISALLFTGAKFYINYHRFGFQPYDGNSLKVIFIVALCAVINYFLPVLSSDFINILIRSVLLGGLYIGLVYYFQILPELNRFVPWHR; this is encoded by the coding sequence ATGGGAGTAGTTCAGAGGCAAGGCATCAAAAATACCATCAGTTCCTATGTAGGAATATTGTTGGGTTTTATTTCTCTTATTATTATTCAGCCGCATTTCCTGAGGCCCGAGGAAATAGGCTTGGCCAGAGTGCTTTTTGCCTTTTCAACGCTGATTAGCACGTTTATCCCTATCGGCGTTACGAATATCGCGATGAAATATTTCCCGGTGTTCAAGGATGAAAAAAGCGGGCATCACGGCTTTCTAGGATTCATGCTTCTCTATCTGGTGGTCGGTTTTTTGATAGCCGCAGGCGGCCTTCTGATTTTCCGAGAATTTATCATTTCTCAATATAGAAGAGAGTCGCCACTGATTACCGATTTCTACTACTATATCATTCCATTTAGCTTTTTTCTCGGCTTGGTAGCTGTGCTGAATAGCTATCTCATCGCACTTTTCAAGTCGAGCGCCACTTCCTATTTCAACGATGTGTTTGTCCGTTTGGGCTACATCGCCCTGATATTTCTTTATTATTTTAAAATACTCACCCTGCAACAGTTTATCGGTGGGTATATTGTTATTTACATTTTGCAGTTCTTTCTTTTAGTCATCTACATGAAGAGTGTAGATCGTCCTTCATTAAAAATAGATTGGGACTTTTTTCAAAAGCAGGGCTTAGGTACCATGATACAATTTGGCTTGCTTCTTTCTTTAACAGGCATGGCTTCTTTGGGATTGAAAACACTGGATTCTGTTTTGTTAGGAAAGTTTAAAGCGCTCAATTTTGTCGGTATTTACACGATTGTTGCCTTCATCCCAACCATTATTGAAACCCCGCTGACTGCACTTGAAAGAATCACTGCTGCCAAAATGGCCCATGCATACTCGGAGGCGCGAATAGATGAATTGAAGAATGTTTTTTACAAGTCGGTTAAATATCTTTCAGTTATCGGTGGCCTATTGTTTATTGGGGTGAATACCAATATTGAATTTCTTCTTCATTTTATTGGTAAGGACTATTCTGATGCTTCGGCGGTGGTCTATATTATTTCAGTAGGCTCATTGATTACCATGTTTGGGGGTTCCAGCAATCCTTTGTTAGTCTATACTTCCAAACCCTGGCAGGGAGCATTGATGTTGATATTGCTAGTGATTGTTACCTTTCTGTGCAACTTCCTTTTGATACCAAGATTAGGAATCAATGGTGCGGCATTATCCACTGCTATTTCAGCTTTACTCTTCACCGGAGCAAAATTCTATATCAACTATCATCGGTTTGGATTTCAGCCTTATGACGGCAACAGCTTGAAAGTGATTTTTATTGTTGCCCTTTGTGCGGTGATTAATTATTTTTTACCGGTACTTTCTTCAGATTTTATCAATATTTTGATTAGGAGTGTGTTGCTTGGAGGATTATATATTGGGCTCGTTTATTATTTTCAGATATTACCGGAATTGAACCGTTTTGTTCCTTGGCATCGTTAG
- a CDS encoding glycosyltransferase family 4 protein yields MNVFFVCNWFPNRNNPSEGLFLKHYAEAISVNDDVTIFFAEQDARLKQSSEEVNYKYNQVEVRTIYYPPVQTGLKPLDLIGNSIKRIFYLRRIIGEEFKMKRPDIFHFNVVSPSVVLMWYYKFFRSIPFVYSEHWDIPIRVKRGLIKKWLPHRIGMKLTAMFSSGVIVCSKAMKEAFHHFNLSDNVFIISSVIFLDNKSIRDEERQTGKKILLHVSSLGDFQKNITGIIDAVAEVAKNRSDFELHFIGKGKEIEQHKSHAQRLQLLDRIILFQGFVSDEEKREWFEKSAFHILFSNFEGYSLVTAESIYYGRPVIATRCGGPEDFVNEQNGVLVEPNNVDELSKAISFLLDHYLQFQPEELRKYGESIFSPSVVGMKHHQLYQAVLQNKN; encoded by the coding sequence ATGAACGTTTTTTTTGTCTGCAATTGGTTTCCCAACAGGAACAATCCTTCTGAAGGGTTATTTCTGAAACACTATGCAGAAGCTATTTCCGTGAATGATGATGTCACCATTTTTTTTGCGGAGCAAGATGCACGGTTAAAGCAATCGAGCGAAGAAGTCAATTACAAATATAATCAGGTGGAGGTCCGAACCATTTATTACCCTCCGGTTCAAACGGGTCTAAAGCCATTGGACCTAATCGGCAATTCCATCAAAAGAATTTTCTATCTCCGCCGGATTATTGGAGAAGAATTCAAAATGAAGCGACCTGATATTTTCCACTTCAATGTGGTTTCGCCATCCGTCGTGCTGATGTGGTATTACAAATTCTTCCGGAGCATTCCTTTTGTTTATTCCGAACACTGGGATATTCCGATAAGAGTTAAAAGAGGCTTGATAAAAAAATGGTTGCCACATAGAATCGGCATGAAGCTGACCGCCATGTTTTCATCCGGAGTAATTGTTTGTTCCAAAGCCATGAAAGAGGCTTTCCATCATTTCAATCTTTCCGACAATGTATTCATTATCTCCAGCGTTATTTTTCTCGACAATAAATCTATCCGCGATGAAGAGCGCCAAACAGGAAAGAAAATTTTGTTGCACGTTTCTTCCTTAGGAGACTTTCAAAAAAACATTACGGGTATTATAGATGCTGTTGCGGAAGTTGCCAAGAATCGTTCCGATTTCGAACTTCATTTTATCGGCAAGGGCAAAGAAATAGAACAACACAAAAGCCACGCTCAACGGCTTCAACTTCTAGACAGAATCATTCTCTTTCAGGGATTTGTTTCGGATGAAGAAAAGCGCGAGTGGTTCGAAAAATCTGCCTTTCATATTCTGTTCAGCAATTTTGAGGGCTATTCGTTGGTCACTGCCGAATCTATTTATTATGGCAGACCGGTAATTGCCACTCGCTGTGGCGGGCCAGAAGATTTTGTCAATGAACAAAACGGAGTGTTGGTGGAACCCAATAACGTAGATGAGCTAAGCAAAGCAATTTCTTTTCTGCTCGACCATTATCTTCAATTCCAGCCGGAGGAACTACGCAAATACGGCGAATCTATATTTTCGCCATCGGTGGTGGGAATGAAACATCACCAGCTTTATCAAGCGGTTCTTCAAAATAAAAACTAA
- a CDS encoding FkbM family methyltransferase codes for MLKTIADGISYTTRTFSFIPGMYFVTKPLHDFFTKYYSTNPEKAWRTISLNGYRLKVNASYRMGALVYWRGAHEWAPMFLLNEILKPGMTLYDVGANMGEFTMYAAHLIGSKGRVVSFEPMKETYQLLEENISLNQYQDRISPFNIALSDKKGEADLFAASEVNAVGSHEDGLHTLFGTQERSSFLHKIQLEKMDELLESNHLPTPDVIKIDVEGSELFALKGATKILEQFHPKIIMEFSKENCEAAGYTQNDLLDFLSKFGYQFLTIENRGKLKPLDLNNLPVLTNLYCK; via the coding sequence ATGCTAAAAACAATTGCTGACGGAATTTCATACACCACCAGAACCTTCTCCTTCATCCCGGGGATGTACTTTGTTACCAAACCGCTTCATGATTTCTTCACCAAATATTATTCTACTAACCCAGAAAAGGCCTGGCGCACCATTTCCTTAAACGGTTATCGGCTCAAAGTCAATGCCTCGTATCGCATGGGCGCTTTGGTTTATTGGCGTGGTGCGCATGAGTGGGCACCCATGTTTTTGTTGAATGAAATTTTGAAGCCCGGCATGACTTTGTATGACGTAGGTGCCAACATGGGCGAATTTACCATGTATGCCGCTCACCTTATAGGCAGCAAAGGTCGCGTCGTTTCTTTTGAGCCGATGAAAGAAACTTACCAACTGCTGGAAGAAAATATTTCGCTCAACCAGTATCAAGATCGGATTAGCCCTTTCAATATTGCTTTGTCTGATAAGAAAGGAGAAGCGGATCTCTTTGCCGCCAGCGAAGTAAATGCTGTAGGCTCGCATGAGGATGGGCTTCATACACTTTTCGGTACGCAGGAAAGAAGTTCTTTTCTACACAAAATCCAGTTGGAGAAGATGGATGAATTATTGGAGTCAAACCATCTTCCGACACCCGATGTGATTAAAATTGATGTAGAAGGTTCTGAACTGTTCGCCTTGAAAGGTGCTACAAAAATTCTGGAGCAATTTCATCCCAAAATCATTATGGAGTTCAGCAAAGAAAATTGTGAAGCTGCCGGCTATACCCAAAACGATTTGCTTGACTTTCTTTCAAAATTCGGATACCAATTCCTCACGATAGAAAACCGAGGAAAACTGAAACCGCTTGACCTGAATAATCTACCAGTGCTTACCAATCTTTATTGTAAATAA
- a CDS encoding DEAD/DEAH box helicase, producing the protein MIDKILSNLKIDSLNEMQEATLKAAQSHKDIVLLSPTGSGKTLAFLLPLLSYLKTEVKGVQSLILVPSRELAMQIEQVFKSMGTGFKINCCYGGHDTKVERNNFIHPPAVLVGTPGRIVYHIERESFDTGTVKTLVLDEFDKSLEFGFQREMEFIIQHLPNLSKRILTSATQGVEIPSFAGLKETEHINFLKAHVTPQLDLKTVRAYDKDKLQALMALLAQIGHETTLVFCNHRDAVDRISALLHEKGVIHDVYHGKLEQDERQLALVKFRNGSNRILITTDLASRGLDIPAIRHVVHYQLPHTIEAYTHRNGRTARMHADGTAYMILSKEETMPPFITAPAPVLDLPEDYTLPGPADWATIYISAGKKDKVNKIDIVGFLIQKGGLLKEELGLIEVQDYIAYVAVRRNKIIAVLEKVRGQKLKNKSVKLVLQE; encoded by the coding sequence ATGATAGATAAAATACTCTCGAACCTCAAAATAGATTCGCTCAACGAAATGCAGGAGGCTACTTTGAAAGCTGCTCAAAGCCATAAAGACATCGTCCTGCTTTCGCCCACCGGTTCTGGCAAAACCCTTGCTTTCCTTCTACCCTTACTTTCCTATCTGAAAACCGAAGTGAAAGGCGTACAGTCTTTGATATTAGTACCCAGCCGCGAACTGGCTATGCAGATTGAACAAGTATTCAAATCTATGGGCACCGGTTTCAAAATCAACTGTTGTTACGGGGGACACGATACCAAGGTAGAACGCAACAATTTCATTCATCCACCGGCGGTACTTGTCGGCACACCCGGTCGCATTGTCTATCATATCGAAAGGGAAAGTTTCGACACCGGTACCGTCAAAACCCTGGTGCTAGATGAGTTCGACAAATCACTTGAATTCGGCTTTCAGCGCGAAATGGAATTTATCATCCAACATCTTCCCAACCTCAGCAAGCGCATCCTCACCTCCGCCACTCAGGGTGTTGAGATTCCGTCCTTTGCGGGCCTGAAAGAAACTGAACACATCAACTTTCTGAAAGCGCATGTCACTCCGCAACTTGATTTGAAAACTGTCCGCGCCTATGACAAAGACAAACTCCAGGCCCTGATGGCTCTCCTTGCGCAAATCGGTCACGAAACCACGCTCGTCTTTTGCAACCACCGCGATGCGGTAGATCGCATCAGCGCCCTGCTCCACGAAAAAGGAGTGATTCACGATGTCTATCACGGCAAACTCGAACAGGACGAGCGCCAACTCGCCCTTGTCAAATTTCGCAACGGCAGCAACCGCATTCTCATCACCACCGACCTCGCCTCGCGCGGCCTCGACATCCCCGCCATCCGCCACGTCGTTCACTACCAGCTTCCGCACACCATCGAAGCATACACCCACCGGAACGGTCGCACTGCTCGCATGCACGCCGACGGCACCGCCTACATGATTCTCAGCAAAGAAGAAACCATGCCGCCCTTCATCACTGCTCCAGCGCCGGTGCTTGACCTGCCCGAAGATTATACGCTCCCAGGCCCCGCCGATTGGGCCACCATCTACATCTCTGCCGGGAAAAAAGACAAAGTGAACAAGATAGACATAGTCGGCTTCCTCATCCAAAAAGGGGGACTCCTCAAAGAAGAACTTGGATTGATAGAAGTCCAAGACTATATCGCCTACGTCGCCGTCCGCAGAAACAAAATCATAGCTGTACTTGAAAAGGTTCGCGGACAGAAACTGAAAAACAAAAGCGTGAAATTGGTCTTGCAGGAATAA
- a CDS encoding succinate dehydrogenase/fumarate reductase iron-sulfur subunit, protein MKFNLKVWRQKNANTTGKLVDYTIDNITGDMSFLEMVDVLNDELIRKDEDPVAFDHDCREGICGMCSMYINGRAHGPHHAATTCQLYMRSFKDGETVYVEPFRAQAFPVIKDLSVDRTAFDRVIAAGGFVSVNTGQAQDANNIPVEKAMSEKAMDAAACIGCGACVAACPNSSAMLFVSAKISQLALLPQGEAERKLRAVNMVDQMDEEGFGNCTNIGACEAECPKEITLANIARMNREYLFASIVAE, encoded by the coding sequence ATGAAATTCAACTTAAAAGTCTGGAGACAAAAAAATGCGAATACCACTGGTAAACTCGTTGACTACACCATTGACAACATCACCGGTGATATGAGTTTCCTTGAAATGGTGGATGTGCTGAACGATGAACTCATCCGTAAAGATGAAGACCCGGTGGCTTTTGACCACGACTGTCGTGAAGGAATCTGCGGCATGTGTTCTATGTATATCAATGGGCGCGCCCATGGGCCTCACCATGCCGCTACGACTTGCCAATTATATATGCGTTCCTTCAAGGATGGCGAAACGGTTTATGTAGAGCCTTTCCGTGCACAGGCGTTTCCGGTAATAAAAGATCTTTCGGTGGACCGCACCGCCTTCGACCGCGTGATTGCTGCCGGTGGTTTTGTGTCGGTCAATACCGGTCAAGCTCAGGACGCAAACAATATTCCGGTAGAGAAGGCGATGTCAGAGAAAGCGATGGATGCAGCAGCCTGTATCGGTTGCGGAGCTTGTGTGGCTGCCTGTCCCAACTCGTCGGCGATGTTGTTTGTTTCGGCTAAAATTTCCCAGTTGGCTTTGTTGCCGCAGGGCGAAGCCGAAAGAAAACTCCGTGCAGTGAATATGGTTGATCAGATGGACGAAGAAGGTTTTGGAAACTGCACCAACATCGGTGCTTGCGAAGCGGAATGCCCTAAAGAAATCACGCTGGCTAATATCGCAAGAATGAACCGTGAATATCTCTTTGCGAGTATTGTAGCAGAATAA